The following are encoded in a window of Diorhabda sublineata isolate icDioSubl1.1 chromosome 5, icDioSubl1.1, whole genome shotgun sequence genomic DNA:
- the LOC130444240 gene encoding glycosyltransferase 25 family member, translating to MKFLNVFILVFVIMTKSHADNKQPTVLVSILARNKAHTLPYFLSNFEALNYPKDRMALWIRSDHNVDNSLDILRQWISSVKNKYHSIDTEFIEGLTQYSNEYGPAHWTSERFQHIINLRESALNFARKIWADYLFTIDCDVFLVNPDTLNYLVSKNYTVVAPMLRSDSLYSNFWYGMTDDYYYQRTDEYTPVLYRENLGCFAVPMVHTCVLIDLRRLESDSLTYVPSKVENFDGPNDDIITFAISANRSDITLNICNELKFGYLMLPLEQNDELSLDYDQLTNIKLEVLNEMNTLYVNDLLKKFVRDVPKKDMLGFDKIFMINLLRRPERRKRMNACFDEIGIQVDILDAVDGKALNESFLEKLKFMPEFSDPYHKRPMKLGEIGCFLSHLNIWREIVAENYQTTLVLEDDIRFEPFFRHKVQNVMAEVRKLPDWDLVYFGRKRLQESEEPWVEGTNFLVHAGYSYWTLGYVLSFKGAKKLLEADPLTRLVPVDEYLPILFDKHPQESWKGHYPRRDLVAFSAAPLLIYPTHYTGEKGYISDTEDSVIVPEILRSTREDL from the exons atGAAGTTTTTGAACGTTTTTATACTTGTGTTTGTGATAATGACAAAGTCGCACGCCGATAATAAACAGCCTACAGTTTTAGTGTCGATTTTGGCTAGAAACAAAGCTCATACTTTACCTtactttttatctaattttgaaGCTCTAAATTATCCTAAGGATCGAATGGCTTTGTG gATTAGAAGCGACCATAACGTGGATAATAGTTTGGATATTTTACGGCAGTGGATCTCTTCagtaaaaaacaaatatcattCTATTGATACTGAATTTATTGAAGGTCTTACACAATATTCCAATGAGTATGGACCAGCACATTGGACTAGCGAGCGATTTCAACATATAATTAATCTAAGAGAATCCGCTCTTAATTTTGCAAGGAAAATTTGGGCTGATTATCTATTt actATAGATTGTGACGTGTTTTTGGTAAACCCCGATACTCTGAATTATTTGGTTTCCAAAAATTATACTGTGGTCGCACCGATGCTCAGATCTGATAGTCTCTATTCCAATTTTTGGTATGGTATGACTgatgattattattatcaaagaACAGATGAATATACACCTGTTTTATATAGAGAAAATCTAGGATGTTTCGCTGTACCAATG gttCACACTTGTGTTCTCATAGATTTAAGGAGATTAGAGTCTGATTCTTTAACCTACGTTCCTTCCAAAGTAGAAAATTTCGATGGACCAAATGACGACATAATCACTTTTGCTATAAGCGCGAATAGAAGTGACATAACTTTAAATATTTGCAATGAACTGAAATTCGGGTATTTAATGTTACCTTTGGAACAAAATGATGAACTGAGTCTAG attatgaTCAATTAACTAATATCAAATTAGaagttttaaatgaaatgaacaCTCTTTACGTTAACGATCTTTTAAAAAAGTTCGTCAGGGATGTACCGAAAAAAGATATGTTaggttttgataaaatatttatgattaatTTATTGAGGAGACCAGAAAGAAGAAAGAGGATGAACGCTTGTTTTGACGAAATTGGGATTCAAGTAGACATTTTGGATGCAGTTGACGGAAA ggcattgaatgaaagttttttagaaaaactcaaatttatGCCTGAATTTTCAGATCCCTATCATAAAAG ACCAATGAAGTTGGGAGAAATTGGTTGTTTCTTGAGTCATCTAAACATATGGAGAGAA aTTGTTGCAGAAAATTACCAAACAACATTAGTACTAGAAGACGATATTCGATTTGAACCCTTCTTTAGACACAAAGTCCAAAATGTGATGGCAGAGGTTAGGAAGCTACCAGATTGGGATTTAGT atattttggTAGGAAGCGATTGCAAGAAAGTGAGGAACCTTGGGTGGAGGGTACTAACTTCCTTGTTCACGCCGGTTACTCATATTGGACTTTGGGATATGTTTTAAGTTTTAAAGGTGCAAAGAAGCTTCTCGAGGCAGATCCTTTAACGCGCTTGGTTCCTGTAGATGAATATTTACCAATTTTATTCGATAAACATCCACAG gaatCATGGAAAGGACACTACCCAAGAAGGGATTTAGTGGCATTTTCAGCTGCTCCACTTTTAATTTATCCCACTCATTATACTGGCGAAAAAGGATACATTAGCGATACCGAGGATTCGGTAATTGTTCCTGAGATATTAAGATCTACAAGGGAGGATCTTTAA
- the LOC130444241 gene encoding 60S ribosomal protein L37 codes for MTKGTSSFGKRRNKTHTLCRRCGRSSYHIQKSQCAQCGYPSAKLRSYNWSIKAKRRKTTGTGRLRHLKIVRRRFRNGFREGGKPVKKST; via the coding sequence ATGACCAAAGGTACATCAAGTTTTGGTAAACGTCGTAATAAGACTCATACCCTCTGCAGAAGATGTGGTAGGTCCTCATATCACATACAGAAATCGCAGTGTGCCCAATGTGGGTACCCTTCAGCAAAACTACGTTCTTACAACTGGTCCATCAAAGCCAAGAGGAGGAAGACAACTGGAACTGGCAGACTCCGTCATCTTAAAATTGTTCGCAGGCGTTTCCGTAATGGATTCCGTGAAGGTGGTAAACCAGTTAAGAAATCAACGTAg